A single Camelina sativa cultivar DH55 unplaced genomic scaffold, Cs unpScaffold00395, whole genome shotgun sequence DNA region contains:
- the LOC104773017 gene encoding uncharacterized protein LOC104773017, whose amino-acid sequence MVSDARTSRIKPSWIEGTLWQKMVDNWDTEEQQQRSSTYSKCRLSDRNGLGPHIHLSGPKSYREIQDDLEEELGREVSMGEVFFKTHTKPDGSYVDGKAEKIHQAYQQKLQEKMAELEADSSLSDGTSHRRELTTDECTAIFLECTEKDSRGTPYGLGSLKANLGKGRQRSQTETFLTLQEQLKEAQRQIEIQATHNTEVDAREKETALLVAEQKNEIKELSLMAKFMRDTNPAYLEFIASQSAEEDNQHSPTT is encoded by the exons ATGGTTAGCGATGCAAGGACGTCTCGAATTAAACCTTCATGGATTGAAGGTACTCTCTGGCAAAAGATGGTTGATAATTGGGAtactgaagaacaacaacaaaggagTTCAACCTATTCCAAATGTCGtttgtctgaccgtaatggtctaGGTCCTCACATCCACTTATCAGGACCCAAGTCATATAGAGAAATCCAAGATGATCTG GAAGAAGAGTTGGGAAGAGAGGTCAGTATGGGTgaagtttttttcaaaacacatacaaagccGGATGGTTCTTATGTGGATGGCAAGGCAGAGAAAATTCATCAAGCTTATCAGCAGAAGTTGCAGGAGAAGATGGCTGAGCTTGAGGCAGATTCAAGCCTTTCAGATGGTACTTCACACCGTCGAGAGCTCACCACCGATGAATGTACTGCCATCTTCCTTGAG tgcactgagaaggattcacgagGAACTCCTTATGGTCTTGGAAGCCTCAAAGCTAATCTTGGCAAGGGAAGGCAACGATCACAAACTGAAACCTTTCTTACATTGCAAGAGCAACTCAAGGAAGCCCAACGACAAATTGAAATTCAGGCGACTCACAATACTGAAGTTGATGCTCGAGAAAAAGAGACTGCTCTCCTTGTGGCTGAGCAAAAGAATGAGATCAAAGAGTTGTCGTTGATGGCAAAGTTTATGCGCGACACTAATCCAGCCTACTTGGAGTTTATAGCCTCTCAATCAGCTGAGGAGGACAATCAACATTCACCAACAACATGA